Below is a window of Halarcobacter anaerophilus DNA.
CAATGTGATTTTATAGTAATCACGGGAGATATAATTGATTGTAAAGTTAAATTTATAAAAGAGAAATTGCAGCTTTTAAATGATTTAAAGCAAAAAACCTATTATATAAGCGGGAATCATGATCTTTTTTATGGATTTAAAGAGTTAAAAGAGGTTTTGACAAACCTTATCTGCCTTGATAACAGTTATGAGATATTGAAAATAAAAAATCAAAATATTGCAATCGCAGGATTAAGTGACAGATTCTCAAAATTTTTTAAAATAAAAAGAGAAGAGAAAAAAGTCGTAGAGTTTTTAAAAAGCTGTGAAAACTCTATTTTACTGGCACATCAGCCAAAAGATTATACTTTTGCCCTTAGATGCAATGCCAAACTCTTTTTATGCGGACATACGCACGGAGGACAAATTTTTCCGTTTCATTATGTGGTAAAACTCTTTCAACCCTTTTTAAATGGTATAATTTATAAAAATCAAACCGCAATTTACGTAAACAGAGGTTTAGGTTGTTGGGGCGTAGATTTTAGGTATAAAGCAGATAGTGAGATTAGTTTGTTAAAATTAATTCCAAAAGAGGTAAAATAATTTTATGAAAATATTAATTATTGAAGATGATGAAAAAATTATTGATTTTTTAAAAAGAGGATTAGAAGAGGAATCTTACAGCGTGGACTTTTCTAAGAACGGTGAAGAGGGACTTTATCTTGCCAGCGTAAATGATTATGATCTTATTTTATTAGATATTATGCTGCCTTTAATTGACGGAATTGAAGTATGTAAAAAATTAAGACAAGCAAATATAAACACTCCTATAATAATGCTTACGGCAAAAGACAGTGTAGAAGATACCATTAGAGGACTTGATATAGGAGCAAACGATTATTTGCCTAAACCTTTCTCTTTTTCCGAACTGCTTGCAAGAATAAGAGTTCAGCTAAGAACAAACAACCACCAGCAGACAAAACTCAAAATTGCCGACTTGGAACTTGATCTGCTTTCAAAAAGCGCAAAACGAGCAGGTAATATTATAAATCTTACGGCTAAAGAGTTTGCTCTTTTAGAGTATTTAATCAAAAACAAAAACAGAGTTCTATCCGAAACCGTTTTAAGTTCAATGCTTAACAATATGGATGAAGTAAATATCAGTAATGTGGTAAACGTGTATATTTACAGACTTAGAAATAAAATAGACAAACCTTATGATAAAAAATTAATTAAAACAGTCAGAGGAATGGGGTTTAGGATAAGCGATGAGTAAACTAAGTATAAAAAGAAAACTTCTTGTATATAATATTTTAATTCAAACTTTTATTTTAATCATTTTATCCCTTTCCATATACAAAACCCTTCATATTTCAACTTTAGATAAAATGGAAACCTCTTTAAAAGTCATTGTTTTGGATATTGTAGATGATCTTATTAAACATCAAGATGAATTTTTAAGCGTAGATTTTGATGAAGAGAAAGAGTATAAATTTAAACCTCTTTATATCAGATTGATTAACGATAAAGAGGAAATAGAAAAATCTACAAAATTTCCAAAAGATCTGCCCATATCTTTCCATGAAATCGAAAAAGATGCAATCCATTTTGAAAAATTTGAGAGCTTTATTGTAGGTGAAATAAAATTTTCTATGCTAAACAAAGATTTTGTACTTCAAGTTGCAACAGATTATAAAATCTTAAATGAAACTATGCAGAATCTTTTCTATATTTTAATCTTTATAATCCCTATTATTTTAATCTTTTCAATTTCGGGAGGATACTTTCTTGTTTATAAATCTTTTAAACCTGTAGAAGATATTTTAACGAATTTAAAAGAGATAAACTCTTCAACTCTTTCAAGAAGATTATCTCCTGCCCAAAGTTTAGATGAAATAGGTATGTTAACAAAAGAGATAAACTCTCTTCTTCAAAGACTTGAAATATCTTTTGAAAAAATCAATCAGTTTAGTTCCGATGCTTCCCATGAATTAAAAACTCCTCTTACTATAATAAGAGGTGAAATCGAAATAGCCCTTAGAAAAGACAGAACTTCGCAAGAATATAAAAAGAGTCTTCAAAGTTGTTTGGATGAAGTTATGATTATACAGCAAACAATAGATGACCTACTGTTTTTGGCAAAAAATGAGGATTTGGCAAATAATTTAGAAGATGTATATATTGATGAAGTAACTTTTGAAGCGGTAAAAGAGTTAAAACCTTTTGCAAAAATAAGAGAGATTGAAATAAAAAGTCAAATTGACGATGTTTTTCAAATAAAAGGTTTTAGCAAACTTCTGAAAATTGCCGTAAAAAATATACTTAAAAACGCAATTACTTATAGCTATAAAAACTCATCGGTTTTAATAAAAAATTATATCGAAAACAAAAATTACATAATCAGTATAGAAGACAAAGGTATAGGTATCTCAAAAAAAGAGCAAAAAAAGATTTTTGAAAAATTCTATAGAACAGATAAAAGCAGGAACAAAGAATCAGGCGGTACGGGTCTTGGAATGGCAATCGTAGAAAAAATAATAAAACTTCACAATGCAAAAATAGAACTTATAAGCGAAGAGAAAAAAGGTACCACCGTAAAATTTATTTTTAAAAGGAAGATAAATGAATAAAAATTATATTTGGAGTCTACCCACCAGAGTATTTCACTGGAGTTTTGTTCTTCTTATTGTTATTTGTTATTTAACGGGTGATGATAAAACTATTTTAATCC
It encodes the following:
- a CDS encoding metallophosphoesterase — translated: MKLPKIDEVIIKTLKIKDLKILHLSDLHINKKTSSLVIKELVSKCNRTQCDFIVITGDIIDCKVKFIKEKLQLLNDLKQKTYYISGNHDLFYGFKELKEVLTNLICLDNSYEILKIKNQNIAIAGLSDRFSKFFKIKREEKKVVEFLKSCENSILLAHQPKDYTFALRCNAKLFLCGHTHGGQIFPFHYVVKLFQPFLNGIIYKNQTAIYVNRGLGCWGVDFRYKADSEISLLKLIPKEVK
- a CDS encoding response regulator → MKILIIEDDEKIIDFLKRGLEEESYSVDFSKNGEEGLYLASVNDYDLILLDIMLPLIDGIEVCKKLRQANINTPIIMLTAKDSVEDTIRGLDIGANDYLPKPFSFSELLARIRVQLRTNNHQQTKLKIADLELDLLSKSAKRAGNIINLTAKEFALLEYLIKNKNRVLSETVLSSMLNNMDEVNISNVVNVYIYRLRNKIDKPYDKKLIKTVRGMGFRISDE
- a CDS encoding sensor histidine kinase produces the protein MSKLSIKRKLLVYNILIQTFILIILSLSIYKTLHISTLDKMETSLKVIVLDIVDDLIKHQDEFLSVDFDEEKEYKFKPLYIRLINDKEEIEKSTKFPKDLPISFHEIEKDAIHFEKFESFIVGEIKFSMLNKDFVLQVATDYKILNETMQNLFYILIFIIPIILIFSISGGYFLVYKSFKPVEDILTNLKEINSSTLSRRLSPAQSLDEIGMLTKEINSLLQRLEISFEKINQFSSDASHELKTPLTIIRGEIEIALRKDRTSQEYKKSLQSCLDEVMIIQQTIDDLLFLAKNEDLANNLEDVYIDEVTFEAVKELKPFAKIREIEIKSQIDDVFQIKGFSKLLKIAVKNILKNAITYSYKNSSVLIKNYIENKNYIISIEDKGIGISKKEQKKIFEKFYRTDKSRNKESGGTGLGMAIVEKIIKLHNAKIELISEEKKGTTVKFIFKRKINE